A window of Cyclopterus lumpus isolate fCycLum1 chromosome 10, fCycLum1.pri, whole genome shotgun sequence genomic DNA:
ACCTGAGATACAGAGAACCAAGCTGAAGTAGATGCCATCGCAACAGTTAGGTCATTTGATTATTTCACCGATAACGCACTTCTTACCAGAACGTCCTTTATCCTGAAAAGAAAGTCCACTATAGAGTTACCTTAAATATTGATATGGTTTACATCTCCTGCcatattattctattattcatGTGTCCATCGAGACATACCTTCCTTTCTATTGATATCTATAAAGTGCCGTGTAACGTTTACAAGAGGTGGAATGGAACTAAGTGCAGTGAATTGAAGTCACTAGTGTTAAAAAACTTTGaactttatttccattttctgcgACTTTGTACTCTGGCTCAGAGGGTAAGTAATACATGAATTTATGCAATGATTAGTCTCACCATCCACCCAATCAATTGACAGAATATTAACTGgcaaaattaattaaagaatCTATTAATCGTgtcatttttcaagcaaaataGGGAAAACTATCAAGTAAAAATGATGATTTGACAAGTGTTATTTTAATGATGTCATAATGTACCTGCTCGCGTGGAGCCTTTGCCGGCCAATCGCAGCAGGCCTTTCTTCTTCAGGATGAAACTGGCCCCGATGAAGGCGCTGGAGCTCACGGCCAGGGAGAGACCGATGTAGAAGTCCAGACGGTTCACCTCCATCTGAAGTAACGGAggacacacaaaacaaggaCGTGTATACGCGTGCTTGGATAAATAAcgaaacttcttttttttaatgacaactTAAGCTTTCGGGAACTTCTCAGACGAGCAACAGGCTTTGACGTCACATGATGGGCTGACTCTCCACTGCGACGATGTTGAAACCAGCTTTTTAGCCGGCTAGAGATGCCAAGAAATTGATAACCGACGACGCGTCTGAGTTAATTTCGATTTAATAAAGTGTAATACACTATTTAACTAAGCGACACTgacacattaaaatgtcttaCCTTCTTACCTTCGTGGTCACGTCAACCCCATTCGTCGTCGTAGCCTGACAGCGAGTAAGcaatctgattggctgttggtGTTCGTTGCCCACTATGCAGCGTTTTGATTGGACCAGAGCTGTGTTGCTAGAAACCGGAAGAAGCGCTAACCTTGGGAAGCGAGCAACACTCATGTGCTGTCGGTTTAAGGGGAAACAGacagtataataataaataacacataTAAGGGCTACTCTAAGACATGCTAGTATTTTTCGGATCGTAATCGTTTTCctccacatttttttttgttgcgtgAAGACTCAATCTTTCAGCTCGCTAAATGAATGTCTAGCACTTACCAGATGGTTACTGCGCTCCTCGTCGTTTGTTTATCTTCATGTGGGCATCGCCTGCTATCCAATGATGGCGACCCCTCTTCTGTTCGTCAGCAGAAGCTGTAAGGCTGTTCACAGGCTGCAACAAAGCCCATTTTTCTCACCAATTTCAGCTCTATCGAGGCATCGGAGGGTCACTGTGTTGAGAAACTCCAGCACCCATTCCTGCGAAGCTGACAAGAGTTTCTACATAACCACTCCCATCTTCTATGTCAACGCTTCTCCTCATTTAGGACACCTGTATTCAGCGGTGACAGCTGACTGCGTACACAGGTATAAGCTTCTTCGGGGCTTCAACTCAAAGTTTGCAACAGGTAAATCCTCcatgtatttttttactgttgATGCTATTGATTGCGTGTGATTTCCTCCAGGGACTGGGTCGTTTTTGTCAAAGTACACATCTACATTATAGTAAATCGTTTATTCGAAATTTGTGCACAGAAGATACATTATGCATGTAAATATATCATTCCTATTAATATAAGTGAAGACAGCAGTGGCAGAAAATGAATggaaagctttttaaaatggattaatcaaataaatcaatcaaacaCACTGACATCAGTATTAGCTGTTTATTCAGTTATCTATTTTCAATATCTTAGgagatgaacaaaacaaaacaagctaaTTGAAGATGTCATCTTGGAGCCTGAGAAACATGGCGGGGCATTTGTTTCTTGACATGTCTCAAACAATTAAGCACATTGTCAagcaaataatttaaataatacacctttttattatattgcatTTCAGGCACAGACGAGCATGGCTTGAAAATCCAACAAGCTGCTGAAGCTGCCGGAAAAGATCCCTTGACCTTCTGCACAGATGTGTCTGAGAGATTCAAGCATCTCTTCAACAGCTGCAACATATCGTACACAGACTACGTAAGAACCACCGAGCAGAGACACCGGCAGGCCGTAAAGCATTTCTGGTCGGTGCTCTGTGACAAAGGGCTCATCTATAAGGGGAGTTATGAAGGCTGGTACTCCACCCAAGATGAAAGCTTCCTCACGCCGTTGCAGGTGGGCGATGCTTTGGACTCATCGGGGCAGGAGATCAAAGTATCACTGGAGAGTGGCCACAAGGTAATCAGAGTGGAATCAAGATAATAGCATGATTGGGATTTTAGTGGAGATGAATGAGTGCAGCACACATTTTGTTCCCTTGTCTTACATCGGCTTGTTgagaacaggggggggggggggggggggggggggggggggagtaatgGGGCTCTTTACCAGGCAGGGAGGATCTAACCAACTCACAAAATGAACATGGTTTTGATCATATCATCTAACTCTTGGTCTCCCCTATTTTGCAGGTGGAGTGGATGAAAGAGGAGAACTACATGTTCCGTCTGTCTGCGTTTCGGTCTCAGCTGCTCGACTGGCTCAGAGGAAACCCCCGGGCCGTTCAGCCTGAGCCTTTCCATCATGCTGTCCTCCAGTGGCTGCAGGAGGACCTTCCTGACCTCTCGGTTTCCCGCCAGAGAAGCCGCCTTCAATGGGGTATCCCGGTTCCGGGTGATGCTGAACAAATCATCTATGTGTGGTTGGATGCACTAGTGAACTACCTCACAGTCGCTGGCTATCCAGATAAACACGACCAATGGTGGAACGTGGCGCACCACGTTGTCGGAAAGGACATCTTAAAATTTCATGCCATCTACTGGCCCGCTTTTCTTCTAGGGGCTGGACTGCCGCTGCCACAGGCGATATATGTGCACTCTCACTGGACAGTAGGGGGAAAGAAGATGTCCAAAAGTTTGGGTAATGTGGTGGATCCTCTTGAACGCTCGCCGATGTTCACGACTGATGGGATGAGGTACTTTCTTCTGCGTCAGGGAGTCCCAGACTCAGACTGCGATTACACAGACAACAAAGTTATCAAGCTGCTCAACGCAGAGCTCAGTGGCTCTTTGGGTGGTCTGCTGAACCGCTGCACAGCTCCAGCTCTTAATCCGGCTCAGGTCTACCCTTCTTTCTGCCCTCAGTCCTTCCCAAGCAAACAGGAAGGCCGGGCCGTGGTGGAGGACTACCACATGTTGGATGCTGTGAGGAACCTCCCGGCCGTGGTGGAGCAGCACTACGAGAGCATGCATGTATACAAAGCTCTGGAGGCCATCGCCGCCTGCGTGAGGAAGACCAACGGGTTTGTTCAGCGCCACGCACCATGGAAGCTGGATAGGGGGGACAGTGAAGACCAGCGCTGGCTAGACACCATCATACATGTCTCGCTCGAATGCCTGAGGATTTATGGCACACTCCTCCAGCCAATAGTGCCAGATATTTCTAACAAGCTGCTGTCCAGACTCGGGGTGCAGCCAGGTGAGAGGAGCTGGCCAGATGTGAACTTCCTGCCGAGGTATCGGGGAATGGACTGTCCCTTTGAAGGGAGGGCGCTAGGATCGGACTCTGGGGTGCTTTTTAGTCGCTTGGAAAGTCCGAATTTAGATAAACAAAAACCTAAGAAAACAAAGACTGCAAACTCAAAATGAGGGAATGGTTCCGTTTCCCCAGATTcaatcaataaagaaataaaactcATGCTGCTGTTTTCACTTTATCTCAAGACTctgaggtttctttttttttgtcagggtGTCAACACTTACAGCTTTAATGATCTTAGAGTTTTAAGTATTTTTGCAGCAAACATTTTTACTTTCCATAAAAGTCAAGGTGGCGTTAATACCGATGTTGGCTTTATCCAATGTAAGTAGGTCAATAATCTAACATGCAGTTCCCTTACCCTGAATTTGACACATCCAGCTGGAATGCAGCCACATTAATAATTACACTGTGCAATTTCTACATTAACATGTCAGGCTGTCTGCTGGGAACATTATTATTCTCAGCATTGCTTCGCCCAAAATTAACCAGTTAGTCTAATTAGGCAGAGTAAGTGTGAACACCGGTGAGTTCACAGGACCTTTCATATTTTGCCGTTATTACTTTTTGTCAAATTGAATACAAAATGACTTCAATAATTGAATACATACATTGTATAAATGCCTAAGGCAATGGATTTGTTGTTGTGCAACTGTATGATTTGTGAATGTCAAACCTCATTACACTCACCAGCCTTGCTTTCCTTCTTTTGAAGGAAATTGCAGCAATGTTATCAGTAATACTGAATGTTGAATGTAGAGACCTCTGGATATTACAAATGTAGAAGTCGTCCAATTAACAGCCATTTTTCATGGCGGACATTGTAACACGTCACAGTAGGACAATTAAGGATGtaaaaatgaatgatggctgaattcgaTTTAGCTGCCTCCAGTtcagttttttaaaacacagtatACAGGCAGCCAACACAAGTACTAGACATAACAACTGACATGATTTTTTAATGAGAAATACACGAAACTGAAAAAATTGTacaaattgaaataaaataaaaaattgcatTATTCTTATAATTTCTGGTACTTTTTTTACATAGACTTTTCCATTATTAACCATTATCTGTTAACTTCCGAGCAGGATCCCTCCTTTGATCATCCATAATTACACAACTGAAGTCAAGATATTTTCTCATCGGTGCCTCACTGGTCGAGATGGGATTTGGTTCATCGGTTTGGTGGTCCGTTGTGCCTTGAACAGTCACCCCTCCTGACAGCCGCCACGGGACTGGACACATTTATCTGTCAATCTACAGCGCTGAGCCTTGTCTTCACACCATACTATGAACAAGCACCATCAGTAATATGAATTGGTGCCCTGTCCTGGTTGTGTATCTGAAAGGAGAGGGACCGTTTTATTAGAAACATGAAATCTGTCAATAACAGATGGAAACCATGACAACACATCATTTGGGGTGTTTGAAAGTTTCTGACTCACTTGAAAGTTGTTGTTGCAGCTGTCGGACCAGAGCTgcagtctgctgctgctgttgagtCTGCTGCATTCCTTGTCGTGGGAACTgaaatacagaaacacacatcgTTATTCGAGCAGTTTCtgacattatttattacattaccaACTCGTTGAATACGTAACAATACTACCTATCATTTCACAAAATGCCGACCAAGTTTTAAGATTGACTCCATGAATAATTTGAGCAGTTCTAATGGAGCATTGAAGGAGGCAACACTGCCCGCAATTTGAAGAGTTGGCTGCCAAACAACAAAAGCTATATATCGAGATTTTCATCActtgtttttcaaaaagtaGCCGTTTCATTTCTAGGTGTCAGAGTGTCTTGAATGCACCAATAGGAAGCTTCCATAAAAGGACATAAATGACCTCAAGCCAATGTAATTTACCAATATAAAAACATCTAACATTACTGTCCAACTTCAGCTTTCAAGtctctgcaaaataaatgattggctaaaatatgcaaaacaaatATGCAAAACTACGAccttgtatttaaatgtaaaggCAGAAATGAACATTTCAACAATCAACAAGTCTCCTTACACTATCATCCCACGAACAACGTCCCTGTCACATGGATTGGACCTACCATAGGTTGCTGGGGGGGCAGTGGCTGCATGCCCAAGCCCGGGTTCTGCTGCTGGCCTGGTGGCGGCACCGCtgacacctgctgctgctgctgctgttgctgctgctgctgttgctgctgctgttgaacttGCTGTTGAGGAGGAACCTGCTGGGGCTGTacctgctgttgctgctgctgctgttgctgctgctgctgctgttgttgttgttgttgttgttgttgctgctgttgttgttgttgttgctgctgttgttgctgctgctgctgctgctgttgttgttgttgttgctgctgttgttgttgttgctgctgctgctgttgctgctgctgctgctgctgttgttgttgttgaacttgttgggcctgctgctgctgttgtgaaAACATAGGAAAGAAAAACCGGTTGGTGTTTGAGGGGCAGACTTTCTTTGTGAACCTTTTAGTAAACCACTGGGTAgctacacaatttaaaaaggagcgcacacaaacagcctgctTTTCCCTCGCAGGTTACAAAACATGGCTAAAGACCCAAATAAACTAATGATCAAGTGACGTACTCTGAGTGCGTGTTGTCTGAGgtactgctgctgttgctgtgctgcctgttgctgctgctgttgctgctgctgctgttctgtCAGCATCGGATTTGGCCTCAAGCCTGGATGGACGCCCTGGCCTCCCATGTGACTGAGGCCGTGCATGATGGGATTCTGCTGAAGTGGTTGGTGGGCAAACCTTTAGGTTTACAGGGCAGGAGGAAGACATGTCGTTAGCAATGTAGTTAGCACAAAGTCGAGGATTATAATCTTGTAATGTGTGTAACTCAACACACAGCACCAATTGGACTTCTCAGCCCCACCCAAACAGCGAACAAAGCAGCAGCAAGACAATACTGACCTCTGTGCGTTCTGCATATTGTGTGCGTAGCCTGGAGCTTGCTGGTGAACGTAACCACTGGGCCTTTGTtgcatttgcctcagaggatcCACCACAGCCGGGTTGGCTCCAGGATGGGTGCCCTGGAAGTTTTGGTTCCCGTAGGAGGACGGAACTATACCACCACCTTGGGAGGGGTGCTGCTGCATCCCCATGTGTGATCCGTATGTGGTATAGCCCTGGGATATGTTCTGTACAAACGGATCATTCATTGATAGTGTCAAAGTCAAGATAAGTTATGTAGTGAACACAAACACGACCAGATAAGTGCACGTGATGatatacaacttttaaaaaggtatttctACGTGGATTCTCTTAAAATGGTGTCATGGTAAACAGAATCCTGTTTAAACTCATCGTTTGTATAAATAAAAGGTGTATGATTATATATGTTTTCTAAAAAGATGCATTTCTtggcgaaaaaaaagaaagagcacaaaataaataaatagacttACCTGAGATGCCTGCATTGAAGTATATGGTTGGTTGGGTGTAATTTGTCTAATCTGCTGCCCTATCATGCTCTGATTctaaaaaggagaacaaataaGTAAGCAAATTGAAAAGATTAAATGTCATCTTCCAGCTATAAAGAGAGGATTCTTAGTGTACTCTTATTGCAGCTTTTTCCACAACCATATTTTTCTTCATCCATTCGACTTTACAGCAGCAATAAAACTGAGAATCCACTTCCCTAATTCTGGTCCATCTTACTAGCTACTGCTTTTGTTCAATGCTACCTAGCCATAAGGGGCAGTTTGACCTGTCATGGCGGACTGACTTACCAGTCTGACCTGTAGGTGCTGCCGCAGTATCTGGCCCTGTGCCATGGTAGACTGGGGCTTATAACCCATTGGGTACTGCTTGTCCATTCCCATCATGCCAGGCATGCTTCCCTGCATACTCGGCATCATCCCTGGATAGCTGGGCCGAGTGGGCATCATTTTGTTCATCTGTGGGTTGCGGGTAGGTCTGTAGGGAGGTTCTAAACCTGGACCTCCTGTGGAGAAAATACAAACCACAGTCACAGATTATACTTTGTTGTTTCTGTGGTTAAACCAGTGTGTCAAACGAGTACTGATAATGATGAGAGAATATAACAAGAACTGACCTGGAGGTAGAGGCTGgttctgtgtgtacatgctcaTGGTCTGCTGGCCGTACGGTAGCCTGCCATATGGGTGGTTCTGCATCAGCTCAGGTGGCATACTAGTCCCATAGGTCACACCGCCTGGTGTACGGTTCACATATTCCTAGTGAGAAGAGGGGGGAaatatacaacttttaaaatctGATTGAAGCAACTTACATCCAGGAAACCATCATTTAAAGAAtgacttcagtaaaagtaataTTTTTTGTAATCATAAAATTTCGAACATAACTGACCTCTGTCTTGGCAGACggagttttcttcttcttggattTCTTCTTGTTTGTGTCAGAGGGCGCAGCGGGGACACTCTTCTCTGGCTTCACTGCCTCCATCATCTTCTTCTCTGGCTCCTGGGAGACGGGGGTCAGGGGCTCCTCCTCTTCAGGCGGCAGGGGGAGCGGCTCCAGGTAATAGCTGCGAGGTTTGGGCTTCAGGTGGGTGTGGTAGAGCAGAAAACGCTGCTGCTCCTCAAATTTGGTGACCTTGCGGTCCACGCGGACCGTACCAAACCAGCCCCAGGAGAGCGGGGCGGAGTGTTTGAGGCCCTCAAAGACATCCCAGGGAGAAATCTTCTGTTTGGTTGACACTTGAAGGCCCTGATGGCAGATAAGCAAAGAGTTATAGCAGTCTTATAACTCAAGATCAGCATGTGCAGATAATGTTGATCCCAATTAATTGTTTTCAGCAGTTCTCTGAAAACCAACCTAAAATACTACAGATGATGTTTTGGCTGTATGgcatattgttgttgtgttgttatggtTTCACTGTAAATTAATCATTTATCTGGCAATtataacacataacaacacTTTAACACAAATTGTTATTTATATGCGTGTCTGATTTTGAAGATACAGTATGAGCAATATGATCAGAAACGCATCATGCAACTAAATATATGCAACTAAACAAAAAATTGACTGGGTGATACAAATCAAACTTTAACTGTGTAACTTTTTACCTCCTTCTCAAATCCAGCGATCTTGTTCCCCTTCGTGTCGATTAGTGAGCCCTGAGGTTCACAGGTTATGACATCCCGGGTTTGCTTGGGCAGCGGCAAAAGCTGTCGAACCTTTTCCAAACTCTCTGACTGCCGATCCCCGAGCTCTTTCTGTGGAAATAAAATGGGTCCATTGAGGAGAAGAGcgattttaaaaatgtgaatgaAAAGCAACAAGGACTGCGTGACGTTTTTTGCTCTGTCACGTAGTATATTAAGTATATTATTCAAAAGTTGTTTCCAGCATGCAGAATAATTAGCTAATAAAGAcagaataaactaaataatataaaCCCTGTGTATTTAATTAAGTGT
This region includes:
- the mars2 gene encoding methionine--tRNA ligase, mitochondrial, which produces MMATPLLFVSRSCKAVHRLQQSPFFSPISALSRHRRVTVLRNSSTHSCEADKSFYITTPIFYVNASPHLGHLYSAVTADCVHRYKLLRGFNSKFATGTDEHGLKIQQAAEAAGKDPLTFCTDVSERFKHLFNSCNISYTDYVRTTEQRHRQAVKHFWSVLCDKGLIYKGSYEGWYSTQDESFLTPLQVGDALDSSGQEIKVSLESGHKVEWMKEENYMFRLSAFRSQLLDWLRGNPRAVQPEPFHHAVLQWLQEDLPDLSVSRQRSRLQWGIPVPGDAEQIIYVWLDALVNYLTVAGYPDKHDQWWNVAHHVVGKDILKFHAIYWPAFLLGAGLPLPQAIYVHSHWTVGGKKMSKSLGNVVDPLERSPMFTTDGMRYFLLRQGVPDSDCDYTDNKVIKLLNAELSGSLGGLLNRCTAPALNPAQVYPSFCPQSFPSKQEGRAVVEDYHMLDAVRNLPAVVEQHYESMHVYKALEAIAACVRKTNGFVQRHAPWKLDRGDSEDQRWLDTIIHVSLECLRIYGTLLQPIVPDISNKLLSRLGVQPGERSWPDVNFLPRYRGMDCPFEGRALGSDSGVLFSRLESPNLDKQKPKKTKTANSK